One stretch of Sulfuricystis multivorans DNA includes these proteins:
- the holA gene encoding DNA polymerase III subunit delta: MILRPEQLHAHLEKPLQPLYVLHGDEPLLTTEAGDLLRAAARRQGYTDRTVLVVTPSFKWEELFHAAGNLSLFGGRAFIDLRIPTGKPGRDGAEALQRYARALPAETITLITLPEMDWRARKAAWFAALAGVGVVIEGNAPPVAMLPQWISRRLAAQGQSASAEALEFIALNVEGNLLAAHQEIQKLGLLYPPGELSLQQVSAAVLNVARYDIDDLKNALQAKDAARAARTLEGLKAEDAAPPLVLWVLATEARSRAQRAAASVPPSQSQPPRGSASGVAHGRSAPACGGSPSAVRAAASVPPSQSQPPRGSASGVAHGRSAPACGGSPSAVRAAASVPPSQSQPPRGSASGVAHGRSAPAYGGSPSAVRAAASVPPSQSEPPGGSASGVAHGRSAPAYGGSPSAVRAALLHAARIDRIIKGLSSGDVWDEFLQLALRLTRA, from the coding sequence GTGATCCTGCGCCCCGAACAACTTCATGCCCACCTCGAAAAGCCCCTGCAGCCACTCTACGTGCTGCACGGTGACGAGCCGCTGCTGACCACGGAGGCCGGCGATCTGCTGCGCGCCGCGGCGCGCCGGCAAGGCTACACGGATCGCACGGTGCTCGTCGTCACCCCTTCTTTCAAGTGGGAAGAACTGTTCCATGCCGCCGGCAACCTGTCGCTGTTCGGAGGCCGCGCGTTCATCGATCTGCGCATTCCAACCGGCAAGCCGGGCCGCGATGGCGCCGAAGCGTTGCAACGCTACGCCCGCGCGCTACCTGCCGAGACCATTACGCTCATCACGCTGCCGGAAATGGATTGGCGCGCTCGAAAAGCGGCATGGTTTGCCGCGCTCGCCGGGGTCGGGGTGGTCATCGAAGGCAATGCCCCGCCGGTAGCGATGCTGCCGCAGTGGATCAGTCGGCGCCTCGCTGCGCAAGGCCAATCGGCGTCTGCCGAGGCTCTCGAATTCATCGCGCTCAATGTCGAAGGCAATCTCCTCGCCGCACATCAGGAAATCCAGAAACTCGGACTCCTTTATCCGCCGGGCGAATTGTCGCTGCAGCAGGTCTCCGCCGCGGTGCTGAACGTCGCCCGCTATGACATCGACGACCTGAAGAACGCTCTGCAAGCGAAGGATGCCGCGCGCGCCGCACGCACGCTCGAAGGTTTGAAGGCCGAAGACGCCGCCCCGCCGCTGGTGCTCTGGGTGCTGGCCACTGAGGCCAGAAGCCGCGCGCAACGCGCCGCCGCCTCCGTTCCGCCCTCGCAAAGTCAGCCTCCTAGGGGGTCGGCGTCCGGCGTCGCTCACGGCCGCTCCGCCCCCGCCTGCGGCGGGTCCCCCTCCGCTGTTCGCGCCGCCGCCTCCGTTCCGCCCTCGCAAAGTCAGCCTCCTAGGGGGTCGGCGTCCGGCGTCGCTCACGGCCGCTCCGCCCCCGCCTGCGGCGGGTCCCCCTCCGCTGTTCGCGCCGCCGCCTCCGTTCCGCCCTCGCAAAGTCAGCCTCCTAGGGGGTCGGCGTCCGGCGTCGCTCACGGCCGCTCCGCCCCCGCCTACGGCGGGTCCCCCTCCGCTGTTCGCGCCGCCGCCTCCGTTCCGCCCTCGCAAAGTGAGCCCCCTGGGGGGTCGGCGTCCGGCGTCGCTCACGGCCGCTCCGCCCCCGCCTACGGCGGGTCCCCCTCCGCTGTTCGCGCCGCCCTATTGCATGCGGCGCGGATCGATCGCATCATCAAGGGGTTGAGCAGTGGGGACGTTTGGGATGAATTCCTGCAACTTGCGTTGCGATTGACGAGAGCATGA
- a CDS encoding 3'-5' exonuclease, protein MNLLKGLNEPQLAAVTLPPQHALILAGAGSGKTRVLTTRIAWLISTGQVTPQGVLAVTFTNKAAKEMLVRLSAMLPMNLRGMWIGTFHGLANRMLRAHYRDAHLPQLFQILDAADQLAAVKRLLKTLNVSDEKYPPREITWFINAQKEAGRRPAAVEAWDDWTKKRVELYAAYEEQCQKEGVVDFAELLLRAYELLERNEPIRRHYQERFRHILVDEFQDTNRLQYRWLKLLAGQIGRRPGAGPSQGRPARGEAATRADGATESPVTDERSELGSFPPRGEVEGGGSLFCVGDDDQSIYAFRGAEVGNMRDFEREFAVKNVIRLEQNYRSHGNILDAANAIIKNNPSRLGKNLWTEAGAGEPIRLFEAYSDNDEARFIVEEVGALVAEGHARHEIALLYRSNAQSRALEHALFNAGIPYRVYGGLRFFERAEIKHALAYLRLIANPDDDTAFSRVVNFPTRGIGARTLELLADAAMARGTSLYAAIPHVAGAGGAKLAAFAELIDKLRAAAHLPLPELVEHVLDLSGLREHYRNEKEGQERLANLDELVNAAAAFIAEEGAADGEGELSGDLAAFLAHAALEAGEHQAGEGEDALQLMTVHAAKGLEFDVVFICGLEEGLFPHENSLVEEKGLEEERRLMYVAVTRARKRLYLTHAQMRLLHGQTRYNLPSRFIDEIPAALIKTLNARATRAGAVPPAPTFRGGAAPGGTSSFPPAPTYARSRPDSGLRIGQTVRHAKFGLGVIVNAEGSGHDARVQVNFGDAGMKWLALSVAKLEAV, encoded by the coding sequence TTGAATCTACTGAAAGGTCTCAACGAACCGCAGCTGGCTGCGGTCACCCTGCCGCCGCAGCATGCCCTGATCCTCGCCGGCGCAGGTAGCGGCAAGACGCGGGTGCTCACCACCCGGATCGCCTGGCTGATCTCGACCGGGCAGGTCACCCCCCAGGGGGTGCTCGCCGTCACCTTCACCAACAAGGCGGCGAAAGAGATGCTCGTGCGCCTGTCGGCGATGCTGCCGATGAATCTGCGCGGGATGTGGATCGGTACTTTCCACGGCTTGGCGAACCGCATGTTGCGGGCGCACTACCGTGATGCCCATCTGCCGCAGCTGTTTCAGATCCTCGACGCGGCCGACCAGCTCGCCGCGGTGAAACGGCTTTTGAAGACCCTGAACGTCTCTGACGAGAAATATCCGCCGCGCGAGATCACCTGGTTCATCAACGCGCAGAAGGAGGCCGGCCGGCGGCCGGCCGCGGTCGAAGCTTGGGATGACTGGACGAAAAAGCGCGTCGAGCTTTACGCCGCCTATGAGGAACAGTGCCAGAAGGAGGGCGTGGTCGATTTCGCCGAATTGCTGCTGCGTGCCTACGAACTTTTGGAGCGCAATGAGCCGATCCGCCGCCATTACCAGGAGCGCTTCCGCCACATCCTCGTCGATGAGTTCCAGGATACCAACCGCCTGCAATACCGCTGGCTGAAGCTGCTGGCCGGTCAGATAGGGCGCAGGCCGGGCGCAGGGCCGTCCCAAGGCCGGCCGGCACGCGGCGAAGCCGCAACCCGCGCTGACGGTGCAACGGAGTCGCCCGTAACAGACGAGCGCAGCGAGCTCGGAAGCTTCCCCCCGCGAGGGGAGGTCGAGGGGGGCGGGTCTTTGTTCTGCGTCGGTGATGACGATCAATCCATCTATGCCTTCCGCGGTGCGGAAGTCGGCAACATGCGCGACTTCGAGCGTGAGTTCGCGGTCAAGAATGTGATTCGCCTCGAGCAGAACTACCGTTCGCACGGCAACATCCTCGACGCCGCCAACGCGATCATCAAAAACAACCCCTCGCGGCTCGGCAAGAACCTGTGGACCGAAGCGGGCGCGGGCGAGCCGATCCGCCTCTTCGAGGCGTATTCGGACAATGACGAGGCGCGCTTCATCGTCGAGGAGGTTGGGGCACTGGTCGCCGAGGGTCATGCTCGCCACGAGATCGCGTTGCTCTACCGCAGCAATGCGCAGTCCCGCGCGCTCGAACACGCCTTGTTCAATGCCGGCATTCCCTACCGCGTCTATGGCGGCCTGCGCTTCTTCGAGCGCGCCGAGATCAAGCATGCGCTCGCCTATCTGCGGCTGATCGCCAATCCCGACGACGACACGGCGTTTTCCCGCGTCGTCAATTTCCCGACGCGCGGGATCGGCGCGAGAACACTCGAGCTGCTCGCCGACGCCGCGATGGCACGGGGGACGAGCCTTTATGCGGCGATCCCTCATGTGGCCGGCGCCGGTGGCGCCAAGCTCGCGGCATTTGCGGAGTTGATCGATAAGCTGCGCGCAGCAGCGCATTTGCCGCTGCCCGAGCTCGTCGAGCATGTGCTGGACCTTTCCGGCCTGCGTGAGCATTACCGCAACGAAAAGGAAGGCCAGGAGCGGCTCGCCAACCTCGACGAGCTCGTCAATGCCGCCGCCGCCTTCATCGCCGAGGAAGGCGCGGCAGACGGCGAAGGCGAGCTCTCCGGCGATCTCGCCGCCTTCCTCGCCCATGCCGCGCTCGAGGCCGGCGAGCACCAGGCCGGCGAAGGGGAGGACGCGCTGCAGCTGATGACCGTGCATGCCGCGAAGGGACTCGAATTCGACGTCGTCTTCATCTGCGGGCTGGAGGAAGGATTGTTTCCGCACGAGAATTCGCTCGTCGAAGAGAAGGGCCTCGAGGAAGAACGGCGCCTCATGTATGTCGCCGTCACGCGCGCCAGAAAACGCCTGTATCTGACCCATGCGCAGATGCGCCTGCTGCACGGCCAGACGCGCTACAACCTGCCTTCGCGCTTCATCGACGAGATTCCGGCTGCGCTCATCAAGACTCTCAATGCGCGTGCGACCCGAGCTGGTGCCGTCCCGCCAGCGCCGACCTTCCGAGGTGGGGCGGCGCCCGGCGGGACGTCCTCATTTCCGCCAGCGCCGACTTATGCGCGCTCGCGGCCCGATTCGGGCTTGCGCATCGGCCAGACGGTGAGACATGCGAAATTCGGTCTTGGTGTGATCGTCAATGCCGAAGGCAGCGGTCATGATGCGCGCGTGCAGGTCAATTTCGGCGACGCCGGCATGAAGTGGCTGGCGCTGTCGGTTGCGAAACTGGAGGCGGTCTGA
- a CDS encoding glutamate-5-semialdehyde dehydrogenase: MDIKSYMETLGRQAREASRAMAKATTAAKNAALLAMAADIRAHRDELLAANAEDVAEAKANGLDPAMLDRLTITARSVEAMAQGLEQVAALPDPIGEISDMKYRPSGIQVGKMRVPLGVIGIIYEARPNVTADAAALCLKSGNAAILRGGKEAIRCNQAIAACVRRGLTVAALPETAVQVVQTTDRAAVGHLVAMPEYVDVIVPRGGKGLIERISKEARVPVIKHLDGNCHVYIDTAADPGKALKILENAKCQRLGTCNTAESLLVARPVAATLLPQLAAMLIQHSVEIRGCPETCALVPQAKPATEEDYYTEYLAAIISCKVVADVDEAIAHINKYSSAHTEAIVTEDYTHAMRFLREVDSSSVMVNASTRFADGFEYGLGAEIGISTDKFHARGPVGLEGLTSQKWIVFGNGEVRS; encoded by the coding sequence ATGGATATCAAAAGCTACATGGAAACGCTCGGCCGCCAAGCGCGTGAAGCCTCGCGCGCGATGGCTAAGGCGACCACCGCAGCGAAGAATGCGGCGCTCCTTGCCATGGCGGCCGACATCCGCGCGCACCGTGACGAGCTTCTTGCCGCGAACGCCGAAGACGTCGCCGAGGCGAAGGCCAACGGGCTCGATCCGGCAATGCTCGACCGCTTGACGATCACCGCCAGGAGCGTCGAAGCGATGGCGCAAGGACTCGAGCAGGTAGCCGCGCTTCCCGATCCGATCGGCGAGATTTCGGACATGAAATACCGCCCCTCCGGCATCCAGGTCGGCAAGATGCGCGTGCCGCTCGGTGTCATCGGCATCATCTATGAAGCGCGGCCGAATGTGACGGCGGATGCCGCGGCGCTGTGCCTCAAGTCCGGAAACGCAGCGATCTTGCGCGGCGGCAAGGAAGCGATCCGCTGCAATCAGGCGATCGCCGCCTGTGTGCGGCGGGGCTTGACCGTCGCCGCTCTGCCGGAAACTGCGGTGCAGGTGGTGCAGACCACCGACCGCGCCGCGGTAGGCCATCTCGTGGCGATGCCCGAATACGTCGATGTGATCGTGCCGCGCGGCGGCAAGGGCTTGATCGAGCGCATCTCGAAGGAGGCGCGCGTGCCGGTGATCAAGCATCTGGACGGCAACTGCCACGTCTATATCGACACCGCCGCCGATCCGGGAAAAGCGCTGAAAATTCTGGAGAACGCCAAATGCCAACGGCTGGGTACTTGCAACACCGCCGAATCGCTGCTCGTCGCCCGCCCCGTCGCGGCCACACTGCTGCCGCAGCTGGCGGCGATGCTCATCCAGCACAGCGTCGAGATCCGCGGCTGCCCCGAGACCTGCGCGCTCGTGCCGCAGGCGAAACCGGCGACGGAGGAGGATTACTACACCGAATACCTCGCCGCGATCATCTCCTGCAAGGTGGTCGCCGACGTCGATGAGGCGATCGCCCACATCAACAAGTATTCCTCCGCGCACACCGAGGCGATCGTCACCGAAGACTACACCCATGCGATGCGTTTTCTGCGCGAGGTCGACTCGTCCTCCGTCATGGTCAATGCCTCGACGCGCTTCGCCGATGGTTTCGAATACGGGCTGGGCGCCGAGATCGGCATCTCGACCGACAAGTTCCATGCGCGCGGGCCGGTCGGCCTCGAGGGCCTCACTTCGCAGAAATGGATCGTCTTCGGCAACGGCGAAGTGCGGTCGTGA
- a CDS encoding alpha/beta hydrolase: protein MSLALGLSLGLLLVLVFLLLASWAIRRALAAPRLIERSTPADLGLTFRTVAFPTSNGRTLRGWFIPAQRQTAPAVVLLHGWGGNAETMLPLAGPLHRAGYAQLLFDARCHGMSDDDSFASLPRFAEDLEHALAWLRQQVGIDAARVAAIGHSVGAGACLFAAARGAPLAAGVSIAAFAHPEAMMRRWLAWKHIPYWPLGWAILGYVQHAIGHRFDAIAPVNTIRTVRWPVLLAHGTADETVPVEEVRQIFANRAHDAVELLLIAGSHDEYAEMDAGIDAVLEFLSRHLLAKGAVHES, encoded by the coding sequence TTGAGCCTTGCTCTCGGCCTGTCGCTGGGCCTGCTGCTCGTCCTTGTTTTCCTGCTGCTTGCCAGCTGGGCGATCCGCCGCGCACTGGCCGCGCCGCGCCTGATCGAGCGGAGCACGCCCGCCGATCTCGGCCTGACGTTCCGCACCGTCGCATTCCCGACCAGCAACGGACGTACGCTGCGCGGCTGGTTCATCCCAGCACAAAGGCAGACGGCCCCGGCGGTCGTGCTGCTGCATGGCTGGGGCGGCAATGCCGAAACGATGCTGCCGCTGGCCGGCCCGCTGCATCGGGCAGGATATGCCCAGTTGCTATTCGATGCGCGGTGCCATGGCATGAGCGATGACGACAGTTTCGCTTCGCTGCCGCGTTTCGCCGAGGACCTCGAGCACGCTCTTGCCTGGCTGCGGCAGCAGGTCGGCATCGATGCGGCGCGCGTCGCGGCGATCGGCCATTCGGTCGGAGCCGGCGCCTGCCTGTTCGCCGCCGCACGCGGTGCACCGCTGGCCGCCGGCGTCAGCATCGCCGCCTTCGCTCATCCCGAGGCGATGATGCGTCGCTGGCTGGCATGGAAGCACATCCCCTACTGGCCGCTTGGCTGGGCCATCCTCGGCTATGTGCAGCACGCGATCGGCCACCGCTTCGACGCCATCGCGCCGGTGAATACGATCCGCACAGTGCGCTGGCCGGTGCTGCTTGCCCATGGCACGGCGGATGAAACCGTGCCGGTTGAAGAGGTGCGGCAGATCTTTGCGAACCGCGCCCACGATGCAGTAGAGTTGTTGCTCATCGCCGGCAGCCACGATGAATACGCCGAGATGGACGCCGGCATCGATGCTGTGCTTGAGTTCTTGTCACGTCATCTCTTGGCAAAAGGAGCAGTCCATGAAAGTTAG
- the leuS gene encoding leucine--tRNA ligase — MQERYLPAEIEAAAQAHWAATRAFNVAPDPAKPKYYCLSMFPYPSGKLHMGHVRNYTIGDVLARWHKMRGFNVLQPMGWDAFGLPAENAAIQNKVPPAKWTYDNIAYMKKQLESLGFGLDWERELSTCKPEYYKWNQWLFLRMLERGIAYKKTQIVNWDPVDQTVLANEQVIDGRGWRTGALVEKREIPGYYLAITKYADELLADLEKLPGWPERVKLMQANWIGRSQGVRFAFPYTLDGAEEKLWVYTTRADTIMGVTFVAVAAEHPLATHAAQRDPRIAAFVEECKRGSVMEADLATMEKRGLPTGIFVEHPLTGEKIEVWVGNYVLMGYGEGAVMAVPAHDERDFAFAKKYGLPIKQVIAVPGKTFSLDAWQDWYADKEHGVCINSGKYDGLGYQAAVDAIAADLAAKGLGEKTTQYRLRDWGISRQRYWGCPIPIIHCETCGDVAVPDDQLPVVLPEDCVPDGSGNPLNKREDFLACTCPKCGKPARRETDTMDTFVDSSWYYARYCVDAATRDKNDRMVDAGTAYWMPVDQYIGGIEHAILHLLYSRFWSKVMRDLGLVHYDEPFSNLLTQGMVLNHVFSRRSDKGGIEYFAPDEVEMKRDEAGHVIGATLKRDGSAVDYGGITTMSKSKKNGVDPQALIEKYGADTARFFMMFASPPEQTLEWSDSGVEGAYRFLRRVWAFGVQRSGIRDQGSEVRDQGSALRREIHLLLKQANYDMAKMQFNTVASACMKMLNALEKAPDDPHAREGFSILLRLLFPIAPHITHALWIELGYGDDILKAPWPEPLEEALAQEEEELVLQINGKLRGAIRVKVGADRTAIEAAALASEVAQKFMAGRPASRVIVVPGRLVNIVV, encoded by the coding sequence ATGCAGGAAAGATACCTCCCGGCCGAGATCGAAGCGGCTGCCCAGGCCCACTGGGCCGCCACGCGCGCCTTCAACGTCGCCCCCGATCCTGCCAAGCCCAAGTATTACTGCTTGTCGATGTTTCCCTATCCATCGGGCAAGCTGCACATGGGCCATGTGCGCAACTACACGATCGGCGACGTGCTCGCGCGCTGGCACAAGATGCGCGGCTTCAACGTCTTGCAGCCGATGGGCTGGGATGCGTTCGGGCTTCCCGCCGAGAACGCGGCGATCCAGAACAAGGTGCCGCCGGCCAAGTGGACCTACGACAACATCGCCTACATGAAGAAGCAGCTTGAGTCGCTTGGCTTCGGCCTCGACTGGGAGCGGGAGCTTTCGACCTGCAAGCCCGAATATTACAAGTGGAATCAGTGGCTGTTCCTGCGCATGTTGGAGCGCGGCATCGCCTATAAGAAGACCCAGATCGTCAACTGGGACCCGGTCGATCAAACGGTGCTCGCCAATGAGCAGGTGATCGACGGTCGCGGCTGGCGTACCGGTGCGCTGGTCGAGAAGCGCGAGATCCCCGGCTACTACCTCGCGATCACGAAATACGCCGACGAACTCCTGGCCGACCTGGAGAAGCTTCCCGGCTGGCCGGAGCGGGTGAAGCTGATGCAGGCCAACTGGATCGGCAGATCGCAGGGCGTGCGCTTCGCCTTCCCCTACACGCTAGACGGCGCAGAGGAGAAGCTCTGGGTCTATACGACGCGCGCCGACACGATCATGGGCGTAACCTTCGTCGCGGTGGCGGCCGAGCATCCGCTCGCCACCCATGCCGCCCAACGTGATCCCAGGATCGCCGCCTTCGTCGAGGAGTGCAAGCGCGGCTCCGTCATGGAAGCCGATCTGGCCACGATGGAGAAGAGGGGGCTGCCCACCGGCATCTTCGTCGAGCATCCGCTGACGGGCGAGAAGATCGAAGTCTGGGTCGGTAATTACGTCTTGATGGGCTATGGCGAAGGCGCGGTGATGGCCGTGCCGGCGCACGACGAGCGCGACTTCGCCTTCGCCAAGAAATACGGCCTGCCGATCAAGCAAGTGATCGCTGTGCCCGGCAAGACGTTCTCGCTCGATGCCTGGCAGGACTGGTATGCCGACAAGGAGCACGGTGTCTGCATCAACTCGGGCAAATACGACGGCTTGGGTTACCAGGCTGCCGTCGATGCGATCGCCGCCGATCTCGCCGCCAAGGGCCTCGGCGAGAAGACGACCCAATACCGGCTGCGCGACTGGGGTATCTCGCGGCAGCGTTACTGGGGCTGCCCGATCCCGATCATCCATTGCGAGACCTGCGGCGACGTAGCCGTGCCCGACGATCAATTGCCCGTCGTGCTGCCCGAGGACTGCGTACCGGACGGCTCCGGCAACCCGCTCAACAAGCGCGAGGATTTCCTCGCCTGCACCTGTCCGAAGTGCGGCAAACCGGCTAGGCGCGAGACCGACACGATGGACACTTTCGTCGATTCGTCCTGGTATTACGCGCGCTATTGCGTCGATGCCGCGACGCGCGACAAGAACGATCGCATGGTCGATGCAGGCACCGCCTATTGGATGCCGGTCGATCAATACATCGGCGGCATCGAGCACGCGATCCTGCACCTGCTCTACTCGCGTTTCTGGAGCAAGGTGATGCGCGATCTGGGCTTGGTGCACTACGACGAGCCGTTTTCCAACCTGCTCACCCAGGGCATGGTGTTGAACCACGTCTTCTCGCGCCGCAGCGACAAAGGGGGCATCGAGTACTTCGCGCCCGACGAGGTGGAAATGAAGCGCGACGAGGCCGGCCATGTGATCGGTGCGACGCTCAAACGCGATGGCTCGGCCGTCGATTATGGCGGCATCACGACGATGTCGAAATCGAAGAAGAACGGTGTCGACCCGCAAGCGCTGATCGAGAAATACGGGGCGGATACCGCGCGCTTTTTCATGATGTTCGCCTCGCCTCCCGAGCAGACGCTCGAATGGTCGGACTCCGGCGTCGAGGGGGCCTACCGCTTCCTGCGCCGCGTCTGGGCGTTCGGGGTTCAGAGGTCAGGGATCAGGGATCAGGGATCAGAGGTCAGGGATCAGGGGTCGGCGTTACGCCGGGAGATCCACCTGTTGCTCAAGCAGGCCAACTACGACATGGCGAAGATGCAGTTCAACACCGTGGCGTCCGCCTGCATGAAGATGTTGAATGCGTTGGAGAAAGCGCCGGACGACCCGCACGCCCGGGAGGGCTTCTCGATCCTGTTGCGCCTGCTTTTCCCCATCGCCCCGCACATCACCCATGCGCTGTGGATCGAGCTGGGTTACGGCGACGATATCCTGAAGGCGCCCTGGCCAGAGCCGCTCGAAGAAGCGCTCGCGCAAGAAGAAGAAGAGCTCGTCTTGCAGATCAACGGCAAGCTGCGCGGCGCGATTCGCGTCAAAGTCGGCGCTGACAGAACGGCAATCGAGGCGGCAGCATTGGCTTCCGAAGTGGCGCAAAAGTTCATGGCGGGCCGGCCGGCATCGAGAGTCATCGTCGTGCCGGGCCGGCTGGTCAATATCGTCGTCTGA
- the lptE gene encoding LPS assembly lipoprotein LptE: MRAIVLALALLLSACGFQLRGSYDLPWETLAISGLPENSELYFQIKRSIESGSLTKVVTDSKQARASLVVLRNDQHKSILSLSAKGLVREYQLTRSFMFKVQDASGKPIQPPTQIVLQREMTFDDEHVFAKEAEEAIIWREMQSDLVQQLMRRLAAGKARPATAGG, translated from the coding sequence ATGCGCGCCATCGTCCTCGCCCTTGCCCTGCTGCTCTCGGCCTGCGGCTTCCAGCTCAGGGGCAGCTACGACCTGCCTTGGGAAACGCTGGCGATTTCCGGCCTGCCGGAAAACAGCGAGCTGTATTTCCAGATCAAGCGCAGCATCGAATCCGGCTCCCTGACCAAGGTGGTCACCGACAGCAAACAAGCCAGAGCCTCCCTCGTGGTGCTGCGCAACGACCAGCACAAGAGCATCCTCTCGCTGTCGGCGAAGGGTCTGGTGCGCGAATACCAACTGACGCGCAGTTTCATGTTCAAGGTCCAGGACGCCAGCGGCAAGCCGATCCAGCCCCCTACCCAGATCGTCCTGCAACGCGAGATGACCTTCGACGACGAGCACGTCTTCGCGAAGGAAGCGGAAGAAGCGATCATCTGGCGCGAGATGCAGAGCGATCTCGTCCAGCAACTGATGCGCCGGCTCGCCGCCGGCAAGGCGCGGCCCGCTACCGCAGGCGGTTGA
- the pcaD gene encoding 3-oxoadipate enol-lactonase — MKVSANGIDIHYRIEGSGPVVTLVHSLATDLSLWDDLAAELGKRFTVLRYDARGHGQTSAPEGPYTWPMLVADLVGLLDALKIERTHFVGLSMGGMLGQQFALTHPERLDRLVLVSTISRVPPEAKPLWDERIAVARTQGMQAHVAGTLERWFTAPYRAAHPEVMARIGAMVAATPVAGYAGWGAAISSLDLTDRLGAIRAPTLVVCGADDPGTPPAANRAIAEAIPGARFEMLANASHQLVIEQADGFTRLLMDFLG, encoded by the coding sequence ATGAAAGTTAGTGCCAACGGCATCGACATCCATTACCGGATCGAAGGCAGCGGGCCGGTCGTCACCCTCGTCCATTCGCTGGCGACCGATCTTTCGCTGTGGGACGATCTTGCCGCCGAACTCGGCAAACGCTTCACCGTATTGCGCTATGACGCGCGCGGGCATGGGCAAACCTCGGCGCCGGAAGGGCCTTACACCTGGCCGATGCTCGTCGCTGACCTCGTCGGCCTGCTCGATGCATTGAAGATCGAGCGCACGCATTTCGTCGGCCTGTCGATGGGCGGCATGCTCGGCCAGCAGTTTGCCCTTACACATCCCGAGCGGCTCGACCGCTTGGTGCTGGTGAGCACGATAAGCCGCGTGCCGCCCGAGGCGAAACCCTTGTGGGATGAGCGGATCGCCGTCGCCCGCACCCAGGGGATGCAGGCGCATGTCGCCGGCACGCTCGAACGGTGGTTTACCGCGCCGTATCGCGCCGCCCACCCCGAGGTGATGGCAAGGATCGGCGCAATGGTGGCGGCCACCCCCGTCGCAGGCTATGCCGGCTGGGGCGCGGCGATTTCTTCGCTCGATCTCACCGATCGGCTCGGCGCGATCAGGGCGCCGACGCTGGTCGTCTGCGGGGCGGATGACCCCGGCACGCCGCCGGCGGCGAATCGGGCCATTGCCGAGGCGATCCCTGGCGCGCGATTCGAGATGCTGGCGAATGCCTCTCACCAGCTGGTGATCGAGCAGGCGGATGGCTTCACCCGCCTGCTGATGGATTTCCTCGGCTAA
- a CDS encoding GGDEF domain-containing protein gives MNLGTVRHRLHNDFQLAILTLLGSLAVLSITPFAIYRAIDHEWVPFVMDVGIIAVISGGLWYAWRSGDSERPSTILSYFVGVMAIVASHVLGKQGTYWIYPALIANFFLTQRKHALIIAAAVLALIMATGGWHRETHEAASFAVTLILSVLLAYVFAYRTAEQREQLQRLASLDALTGIHNRRGLLRELERARRILARDGRAHGLLILDLDHFKQINDRFGHARGDEVLIRFARLLANSLRPHDRLFRYGGEEFVVLTQAEDAGTLRAIAEKLRLAAENGLDDGHGQAVTTSIGGAILRTDESIETWLARADGALYLAKHGGRNRVVIDTEAGKEAPAGI, from the coding sequence ATGAACCTCGGCACGGTCCGTCATCGCTTGCACAATGACTTCCAACTGGCGATCCTGACATTGTTGGGTTCGCTGGCAGTGTTGAGCATCACGCCTTTCGCCATCTATCGCGCCATCGATCACGAATGGGTGCCTTTCGTGATGGATGTCGGCATCATCGCGGTCATCAGCGGCGGGCTCTGGTATGCCTGGCGAAGTGGCGACAGCGAGCGCCCCAGCACGATTCTTTCCTATTTCGTCGGCGTGATGGCCATAGTCGCCTCCCATGTGCTGGGCAAGCAAGGGACTTACTGGATTTATCCGGCGTTGATCGCCAATTTTTTCCTCACCCAGCGCAAGCATGCCCTCATCATCGCGGCAGCAGTGCTCGCGCTGATCATGGCGACCGGCGGGTGGCATCGAGAAACGCACGAGGCGGCATCGTTTGCGGTGACGCTGATCCTGTCCGTCTTGCTCGCCTATGTGTTCGCCTATCGCACTGCCGAGCAACGTGAACAGCTCCAACGCTTGGCCTCGCTGGATGCGCTGACCGGCATCCACAACCGGCGCGGGCTGCTGCGCGAGCTCGAACGCGCACGGAGAATCCTCGCCCGCGACGGCCGAGCTCACGGCCTGCTGATACTCGATCTCGATCATTTCAAGCAGATCAACGACCGCTTCGGCCATGCCCGGGGCGACGAAGTACTGATCCGTTTCGCCCGCCTGCTTGCAAACTCCCTCCGCCCGCACGACCGGCTGTTTCGCTATGGCGGCGAGGAATTCGTCGTCCTGACCCAGGCCGAGGATGCAGGCACCCTTCGCGCCATTGCCGAGAAATTGCGTTTGGCCGCCGAGAATGGGCTCGACGATGGGCATGGCCAAGCCGTGACCACTTCGATCGGCGGCGCGATCCTGCGTACTGACGAGAGCATCGAAACCTGGCTCGCACGCGCCGATGGTGCGCTGTATCTCGCCAAGCATGGCGGTCGCAACCGCGTCGTCATCGATACCGAAGCCGGAAAGGAAGCCCCGGCGGGCATATAA